CATCGACGCCGAGCCCGACCGCAAGCATGAGGTCGCCCAGCGCTTCGAGCAGGATTGGCGAGTCGTAGTTCCCGAAACGCATCATGCCCAGGATACCCTTGACCGCACGGGCCAATTCAACGTCGCGATCGGCCCTGTCGGTGCCCTGCATATGGAGGACGAACAACGAGAAACTCTCGGCATAACTCGGCCGCCCTTGTGCGTCTTCGTCTGACTGGTCCCAGGCCTCAAACCCAAAAACTGCCTGATCACGCAGCGGCAGCGTGCTCTCACCTTCCCCCGCACGCACCATCAGCACATACTCCACCAACAGCTTCTGATAAATCTCCCGGCCAAAGTGCGCCTCGGGGTTAATCTCGATCGCCTTCTCGATGTGCTCCAGACCCGCTTCGAGTTCGCCGGCATGGATGTGAAACGTGCCCAGGTTCGCGTGCGACTCGTACCGGCCTTCGTCGGGCCAGCGCTCCATCTTCGCGCGGATGGTTGCGATCGCCTCGTCCTGTCGGCCGAGTTTGTCGTAGGACACGGCGATGTCGTCGTAGTCGGCCGGGGTGCGCTGGGCCAAGGGCGTTTGCTCGCGGTCTTCGATCCGCCATTCGTAATGGGCCGGCGAGTGCCGGACAAACAGCCCCGCGATCAGCTCGTGCGCCTCGGGGAAGCGTTCCCGCTCCATCGCGATCGTGTCGTAGTCCCACTCACACGCCTGCAGCATGTCTGGTGTCGCGAGCATCAGGCCGGCCAGGATCAACGCCAGAAAAGTTCGCATGTCGGGTTCCTCGGAGGTTGTAACGCCAGACTCTGCACACCGCCCGCGCCGGCGGTATCACACTGCCGTCGCGAGTACTGATAGGATTTTATCGCACCTGCGCTGTGAACCGAAGCGTCGTGTTGGAAAGCACTACGTTTTCGGCGGGTGTGTGTGCCCCGCAGATCGCGGGTTAGCGCGGCCTACCTGCGATTGCCCGCTAAGCCGCGAGCGGCGGGCTGTGGAGAGCGGAGCGCTCGGCGCGGATGGCGGACTCTGGTAGCTTGAGCGCGCCCCCTACCGCCTACCGGAGACGACCGATGCGCTACCCCCTGCCGTTTGTTGTGCTTGCCCTGACCGCACTGTCGCTCGTCGGCTGCGGGCCGATGACGTTTGTCGTCGGCGTGTCGCCCGGCGACCAGCAGCTCGAATCAACCGTCGTGCAGGAGGCGGACGGCTGGACGCGCAACCGCGTCGCGGTGATCGACGTGTCGGGCATGATCATGAACGCCAGGACGCCGGGCCTGCTCTCGGCCGGGGAGAACCCGGTCAGCACGTTCCGTGAGGAACTCGACGCTGCGGCCGAGGACAGCCGCGTCAAGGCGGTCATCGTCCGGCTCAACACGCCGGGCGGGGGCGTGACGGCGAGCGACGCGATGTACCGCGATGTCCTGCGTTTCAAGGAACAGACCGGCAAGCCCGTCGTCGTCCTGATGATGGACGTCGCGGCCAGCGGCGGGTACTACCTCGCCTGCGCGGGCGATGAGATCGTCGCGTATCCCACCACCGTCACCGGCAGCATCGGCGTCATCATCCAGACCGTGAGCTTACAGCCCGCGCTGTCGCGCATCGGCATCTCGACCGAGGCGCTGACGAGCGGGCCCAACAAAGACGCCGGCTCCCCGTTTGGCGAAATGACCGATGAACACCGCGCGGTGTTGCAGGGCATGGTCGATGAGTTTTATGCGCGGTTTACAGCAATCGTGCGCGAGGCAAGGCCGAGCATCCCTGCGGACCGTTTCGATGAGGTGACCGATGGACGCGTCGTCAGCGGCGACCGCGCGTTGGAGGTCGGGCTGGTCGATCAACTGGGCGATCTTGATGATGCGTTTGTCCGGGCCAAGGCGTTGGCGGGTGTGGGCGATGCGCACCTCGTGGTGTACCATCGCTCGCTGGAGTATGTGGGATCGCCATACGCCTCGACGCCCGGCGGCCTTCCCCAGGCGGTCGGCTCGCAGATCAACCTGCTGCAGCTCAATCTGGACGGCACGCTGGGCGGGCTCGCGTCGCCTTCGGGGTTCTACTACCTCTGGCGTCCGGATGTGCCGTGATAAGCTGGTAGCGGTTAGCGACTAGCCCGATCCATATAGACCTGCCCGCAGCGAGATCGTTTTCTATGCAGACACTTGAACTGGAATGCCCCGCGTGTGGGGAGCTGCTTGAACTGGACATGGGGTTTGCGGGCGGGGTCTGCCGGTGCTCGGCCTGCGGGACGCTGATGACTGTGCCCCAGGACGCCGCCGCGGGCGCACAAGCCGAGCAGCTGTCAAGACCCGATCGCCCCGACGACCCCAGCGGGCTGTCGGGCATGGCCGACGCGGCGGAGGCAGCCCCGACGCCCCACCGACAGCGTGCGACCACTTCGCGCCGCAGCCCCAAGAGCAAGCGTGGCAAGCCCGACCGACGCGGCAAGAAGAAAGGCAAGCCGCGCGGCCGATCATCCGCACGCGCCGGCGAAACGATCGAGCAAGGCGTCTACACCACCGCGAGTGGCCGCAAGGTACAGATCGACCGCACGACCAACGTCCCCGTCGCGCGGACCCGCCGCACCGGGGTGCGCATCGCTACGATCGCCGTATTCTTCTCGATCGTCGGGGCCGTCGTGCTGGTCGGCGCGATCGCGGTGATCTACATGATCCAGAACCCCAAGGGCGGCAAGCCCGTGGATCCCAGTGCGGACGCCCCGGTTGTCGATACCGACCCGACCCAATTCATCTACAGCAAAGGCGAAAACCCTTACCTGCTCGAACAACCCAACGCACTGGGGCTCCCACTCAAGGGCACGGTCGCGATCATCCTCCAGACCGGGCCCGACAACGAAAACTGGATTGTGACCATGGCCGAGATGATCGGCACCGGGCTGCGCCAGCCCGGCAGCGAAGCGGAAATCCTCGTCCTCGCGACGGGGCCCGAGGGCTTGCGTGCCTTCCGTGACCAACCGACGGTGCCCACGGTCGTGACGCCCGAGGCGCTCATGGCCTTTGTCCAGGACGAGGGCGGTGCCGGCTCGGACGCGGTCGAGGAAGCGCTCCAGGAAGCGCTGGGCTCGAAGCCCGACAGCATCATTCTCGTCCTGGGCCAGCCCGCGAGCGCGGACATCATCGAGTGGGGCCGGCTGATGGAGAACCACCCGGGCGTCGCGCTGCACGGCGTGCTGGTCGATGGCTACTCACAGGCGTTCGAGGACTGGGTGCTTAGCCGAGAGGACGGGTACTACATCAGCCTGGTAACAGACGACCTGCTTGATTGGCGCGACGCGTGGGAGGCGGAAGGCGAAGACAGCGAGTAGCGCAACGCTGATCCGGGCCTTCGCGGACTCAGGCCTCGGCTTGAGGGATGAGTTGTGGGTTCTTTGAAGCGACAGCGCTACAGCGACAGCGCGTTGGGCGTGTTGCCGTAGATCATGATGAAGAGGTCGTTGAGGAACTTCGCCAGGAAGAAGTTGGCGATGATGATGGCGATGAAGCTGGTGACAAAGGCGTCGGTCGCGGCCTTGCCGACGCCGGACGCGCCGGGCTCGCAGTTGAACCCCTTGTAGCAGCTGATGAGCCCAATGAGCAGGCCGAACGCCGTCGCCTTGGCCAGCCCGATGAAGACGTCGAAGCTGGTGACGAGCGCGGCGGAGAAGCGCCAGTACTCGTTGGAGTCGACGCCGAGCCCGATGACAACGACGAGCCAGCCGCCGACCATGCCCATGAGGTCGCTGACGATCGTGAGCAGCGGGACCATGATGACACACGCGATGACGCGCGGCACGACGAGGTAGGTGATCGGGTCGGTGCCCATGACGCGCAGCGCATCGACCTGCTCGGTGACACGCATCGTGCCGATCTGCGCGCTGACCGCCCCGCCGACCCGGCCGGCGATCATCACCGCGGCGAGCACCGGGCCGATCTGCTTGACCACCGACAGGTTGATGATCCCGCCGATGCGGGCCTCCTGCCCGACCGCACGGAACTGCTCAAACATCTCGACGCCGAGCACCGCGCCGACGAACCCGCCGACGAGCAACACCACAGGGATGCTGCGGGTGCCGATCTCGTAGAGCTGGGGCATCAGGAGCTTGAGCCGGCCCGTGCCCGATCGGCCAAAGACGACCCGGTGCAGGGTCGCCCCGGCGAAGCGCGTGAAACGCCCAAAACCGTCGAGCTTGCTCACAAGCCCGTGACCCAGCAGCGCAAAGCTCTCGACCAAAACCATCCGGGGCTCCCGCCGGCCGCAACACGCGGGCCGTGACGCACCATCGTACCGCGTCGCCGGCGGGCGACGCGACGCGATGCATACGACGTCCATCGCTACACGCCACGACACCAAGAAAAAAGCCCCGGCAACACGCCGGGGCGAAGGGTGGCTGAGGGGATTCGAACCCCCGACCCCCAGGATCACAACCTGGTGCTCTAACCAACTGAGCTACAGCCACCAACAACTCGACGAAGCTGCGTCGAGACGAGAAAAGTAAGCGCGCGGCCGGGCTCTGTCAAGCCATCGCACGGCACAGCCCGCCCGCCCGCCGACACCCGCTACTGCGGCTCGGCCCCGATCTCGCGTTGCCAGGCCCGCAAGACCTGCCGTGCCTCTCGGTTTTTACTGAACAGCGCGATCGGCAACAGCCGGTCGTCGCCGAAGCTCGCCGCCAGGACCGGGACCCGCTTGTTCTTCTTTTTGCCTTTGGATCCCATGTATAGCGCGAGTGTTGCGAACACACCGACCGGCCCCAGCAACGCGGAGAGACAGCCCAACGCCACGATGCCCCCGAGGTGCTGCTCGTCGCCGCGCACCTGCATGCGTCGGCCCGCGATCTCCATCTCCCCGCCCGCGAGGTCGATCCACGTGCTGCGGTACGTCCAGCGGTGCCACACCCAGCGGTACTCGGCGACGCCTTCGAGCGGGTACAGCCAGAGCGTCTGCCGGAACGCGAGCCGCCAGCCGATCGCCCAAGTCAGGGGGAGCCCCATGAATACGCCGCCGAACACTAGCAGCATCACCCGGGCCACATCATCCGTCGCGGGGCTGTGGTATAGACGCCAGCCGGGCACGCTTAGCCCCGCGATGAGCACGGCCAGCCCCCAGAACGCGAGCCACTCGCCGCGCTGATCCGAAACGACACGGATCACGCTGCTGCTCACCCGGATCTTGATCTTCTCAAACGGCACCTGCTTATGGAGCGGCTTGGTCGTCATACCCATCCCCGAAACGGAATCGATCTCGGCACAGGCGCGATTGTATCGCACGACCCTGCCGGGTTGGTCAGAACAGACCCGGCGGCGACGCCACCCCCCACACACCGCTAAACT
The sequence above is a segment of the Phycisphaeraceae bacterium D3-23 genome. Coding sequences within it:
- the sppA gene encoding signal peptide peptidase SppA, which encodes MRYPLPFVVLALTALSLVGCGPMTFVVGVSPGDQQLESTVVQEADGWTRNRVAVIDVSGMIMNARTPGLLSAGENPVSTFREELDAAAEDSRVKAVIVRLNTPGGGVTASDAMYRDVLRFKEQTGKPVVVLMMDVAASGGYYLACAGDEIVAYPTTVTGSIGVIIQTVSLQPALSRIGISTEALTSGPNKDAGSPFGEMTDEHRAVLQGMVDEFYARFTAIVREARPSIPADRFDEVTDGRVVSGDRALEVGLVDQLGDLDDAFVRAKALAGVGDAHLVVYHRSLEYVGSPYASTPGGLPQAVGSQINLLQLNLDGTLGGLASPSGFYYLWRPDVP
- a CDS encoding ABC transporter permease; this translates as MVLVESFALLGHGLVSKLDGFGRFTRFAGATLHRVVFGRSGTGRLKLLMPQLYEIGTRSIPVVLLVGGFVGAVLGVEMFEQFRAVGQEARIGGIINLSVVKQIGPVLAAVMIAGRVGGAVSAQIGTMRVTEQVDALRVMGTDPITYLVVPRVIACVIMVPLLTIVSDLMGMVGGWLVVVIGLGVDSNEYWRFSAALVTSFDVFIGLAKATAFGLLIGLISCYKGFNCEPGASGVGKAATDAFVTSFIAIIIANFFLAKFLNDLFIMIYGNTPNALSL